From one Macrobrachium nipponense isolate FS-2020 chromosome 37, ASM1510439v2, whole genome shotgun sequence genomic stretch:
- the LOC135209171 gene encoding mevalonate kinase-like produces MSTNGEHTKELPKVFKVSAPGKVILHGEHSVVYGKRAVALSVGLRTYLTITVGGDSIFLDFPLINIKESWSLDTFKDLRTKLGCRKEDGAKKLNEKQSQCIHEFLQIGEEATDPRKLALLSFFHLYMGILPEPLPLSISVSSDLPIGAGLGSSAAYAVCLAGALLQLSGAFDLRRLSSSPVEEYTAKVLKVVSQWAFASEQIVHGTPSGIDNSVCTYGGAVSFKSGDISPIHIPPLKVLLVNTGVPRSTKALVTGVRKRKESLPDVMVPVLDAMDALADKGLGVLQSLTSVVDDDERNQAFQTLEELVDVNHALLCSLGVSHASLDRLVGIARSHGLHAKLTGAGGGGFGIVIVPPCVNESVIEGCCEELKQSGYEVWSTSIGAPGLNIHCN; encoded by the coding sequence ATGTCAACCAATGGTGAACACACCAAAGAATTGCCTAAAGTTTTTAAAGTGAGTGCACCTGGTAAAGTAATACTCCATGGGGAACATTCGGTGGTGTATGGTAAGCGCGCAGTTGCCCTTAGTGTAGGCTTGCGGACTTACCTTACGATCACTGTTGGAGGAGATTCGATCTTCTTGGATTTCCCTCTGATAAATATCAAGGAGTCATGGTCGTTGGATACCTTCAAGGACTTGAGGACTAAACTTGGTTGTCGGAAAGAAGACGGAGCCAAGAAACTGAACGAAAAGCAGAGCCAGTGTATTCACGAGTTCTTGCAGATTGGAGAAGAGGCTACGGATCCTAGGAAACTTGCCCTGTTGTCTTTCTTTCACTTGTATATGGGTATCTTACCTGAGCCATTACCACTCTCAATATCAGTAAGTAGTGACTTACCCATTGGTGCTGGCTTAGGAAGCTCTGCTGCTTATGCGGTATGTTTGGCAGGTGCTCTTCTTCAGCTATCAGGTGCTTTCGATTTGAGGCGGCTGTCGTCTTCGCCAGTTGAGGAGTACACGGCCAAAGTCCTCAAAGTTGTCTCACAGTGGGCATTTGCAAGTGAGCAGATAGTCCATGGCACTCCATCAGGTATAGATAACTCTGTGTGCACCTATGGAGGAGCAGTAAGCTTCAAATCAGGTGATATTTCACCAATACACATACCACCCCTGAAAGTTCTCCTAGTCAATACAGGCGTTCCTCGAAGCACCAAAGCTCTGGTAACCGGAGTCCGTAAACGTAAAGAGAGTCTCCCCGACGTTATGGTCCCCGTACTCGATGCTATGGATGCTCTTGCAGATAAAGGTCTCGGTGTATTGCAGTCTCTCACCAGTGTTGTGGATGATGATGAGCGGAATCAAGCATTCCAAACATTAGAAGAGCTGGTTGATGTAAATCATGCCTTACTTTGTTCCCTTGGAGTTTCTCACGCCAGTTTAGATCGGCTTGTAGGAATTGCGAGGTCTCATGGTTTGCATGCCAAATTGACTGGCGCGGGAGGTGGGGGTTTTGGTATAGTCATTGTTCCACCCTGTGTAAATGAATCAGTCATTGAAGGTTGTTGTGAAGAACTTAAACAGTCAGGGTATGAAGTTTGGTCAACAAGCATTGGAGCCCCAGGCCTTAATATTCACTgtaattga